The following nucleotide sequence is from Vibrio fluvialis.
GACGTTGTAGAAGTCCGTAACGCGGTTGATAACTCCAACCGTGAGTTGGCCACTCGTTTCGATTTTCGCAACGTAGAAGCCAGCTTCGAGCTGAAAGAAGAAACAGTAAAATTGGCTGCTGAAGGTGACTTCCAACTGCAACAGCTGATGGACATTCTGCGGAACAACCTGGCGAAACGTGGTGTGGATCCTCGTTCTATGGACGTGAAAGCTTCCGTTCATTCAGGTAAAAACTGGTACAAAGATGTCGTTTTCGTTCAGGGTATCGAAACCGATCTGGCGAAAAAAGTCGTGAAAATGATCAAAGATGCCAAGCTGAAAGTTCAGGCGTCGATTCAAGGCGACAAAGTGCGTGTAACTGGTAAAAAACGCGATGATCTACAAACAGTCATCGCTCTGCTACGTGACAGTGACTTGGAACAACCATTCCAATACAA
It contains:
- a CDS encoding YajQ family cyclic di-GMP-binding protein, whose protein sequence is MPSFDIVSEIDVVEVRNAVDNSNRELATRFDFRNVEASFELKEETVKLAAEGDFQLQQLMDILRNNLAKRGVDPRSMDVKASVHSGKNWYKDVVFVQGIETDLAKKVVKMIKDAKLKVQASIQGDKVRVTGKKRDDLQTVIALLRDSDLEQPFQYNNFRD